From Flavobacterium arcticum, the proteins below share one genomic window:
- a CDS encoding acetyl-CoA hydrolase/transferase family protein gives MSKYVTAAEAVQIVKSNNRVYIQAAAATPTVLTKALTARASELHNVEICHLHTEGEAPYANPEFSNSFHVNSFFIGKNVRHTLAAGNGSYTPVFLSELPRLFRKNVLPLDVAFIHVSPPDNHGYCSLGVSIEATVAAIENSNYVVAQVNSQMPRTFGDGVIHVSEINYLVEVDMPIYGHEPDAITEQEAKIGIHVASLIEDESTLQMGIGSIPNAALANLTNHKNLGLHTEMFSDGVIDLIESGVINCNYKGTVRGRALATFLIGSKRLYDFVDDNPFIEMRESSFVNDTSVIRKNKKMVAINSAIEVDLTGQVCADSIGCRMYSGVGGQMDFIRGAALSEGGKAIIALPSVTKKGANRIVPFLKQGAGVVTTRSHVQYIVTEYGIADLYGKTLKQRAEALINIAHPDHREAIAREYFDAFNS, from the coding sequence ATGAGTAAATATGTTACTGCGGCAGAAGCCGTACAAATTGTAAAATCTAATAATAGGGTATATATACAAGCTGCTGCTGCAACCCCAACGGTATTAACAAAAGCTTTGACAGCACGGGCTAGTGAATTGCATAATGTAGAAATATGTCACTTGCACACCGAAGGTGAAGCGCCGTATGCAAACCCTGAGTTTAGTAATAGCTTTCATGTAAATTCTTTTTTTATCGGGAAAAATGTAAGACATACACTGGCAGCAGGTAATGGTTCTTATACGCCTGTGTTTTTGAGTGAGTTGCCAAGGCTATTCCGTAAAAATGTATTACCATTAGATGTAGCTTTCATACACGTGTCGCCACCCGATAATCACGGGTATTGTTCTCTCGGGGTATCTATAGAGGCTACTGTTGCTGCTATAGAAAATTCTAATTATGTAGTGGCACAGGTAAACTCACAAATGCCACGCACCTTTGGCGATGGTGTAATTCATGTATCTGAAATTAATTATTTAGTAGAGGTAGATATGCCAATATATGGGCATGAGCCCGATGCTATAACAGAGCAAGAAGCTAAGATAGGTATTCATGTAGCCTCGCTTATAGAAGATGAAAGCACTTTACAAATGGGGATAGGCTCTATACCTAATGCAGCTTTGGCAAACCTGACAAATCATAAAAATTTGGGGTTGCATACCGAGATGTTTTCGGATGGGGTTATAGACTTGATAGAAAGCGGTGTGATTAATTGTAATTATAAAGGGACAGTAAGGGGTAGGGCACTTGCTACATTTTTAATAGGTTCTAAACGACTGTATGATTTTGTAGATGATAACCCTTTTATAGAAATGCGTGAATCGTCTTTTGTAAATGATACATCTGTTATCCGAAAAAATAAAAAAATGGTTGCTATTAATTCAGCTATCGAGGTTGACTTGACGGGTCAGGTTTGTGCCGATTCTATAGGGTGCCGAATGTACTCTGGTGTAGGCGGACAAATGGATTTTATTCGTGGCGCTGCACTTAGCGAAGGGGGTAAAGCAATTATCGCACTGCCATCTGTCACAAAAAAGGGGGCGAATAGAATTGTACCTTTCTTAAAACAAGGTGCAGGCGTAGTTACTACGCGCTCTCATGTGCAGTATATCGTTACCGAATATGGTATTGCCGACTTGTATGGTAAAACATTAAAACAGCGCGCCGAAGCGCTTATCAATATAGCGCATCCTGATCATAGAGAAGCCATAGCTCGTGAGTATTTTGATGCGTTTAATAGTTAG